The following proteins are encoded in a genomic region of Streptomyces sp. NBC_01723:
- a CDS encoding helix-turn-helix domain-containing protein, whose translation MTTEGDPAPTRAQKFGEYVTAAARAAGYDIDNPRGGGKKALAEKSGMSHASVSRMLAGQTIPDPKFFESLAGALGVEVGTMLVRAGVISESALTPRPPSPPQVIDPREVARSLGITSPEKIEAFVAMTRALVEPEGHASRRSA comes from the coding sequence ATGACAACCGAGGGAGACCCCGCCCCCACGCGGGCCCAGAAGTTCGGGGAGTACGTAACAGCAGCGGCTCGCGCCGCCGGCTACGACATCGACAACCCCCGAGGCGGAGGCAAGAAGGCCCTCGCCGAGAAGTCGGGCATGTCCCACGCCAGCGTCAGCAGAATGCTGGCCGGCCAGACCATCCCTGACCCCAAGTTCTTCGAGTCTCTTGCCGGTGCTCTCGGCGTTGAAGTCGGAACCATGCTGGTCCGGGCGGGCGTGATCTCCGAAAGCGCCCTGACTCCCCGCCCGCCCAGCCCTCCTCAAGTGATCGACCCCAGGGAGGTCGCCCGCAGCTTGGGCATCACCTCGCCAGAGAAGATCGAGGCGTTCGTGGCGATGACGAGAGCACTGGTCGAACCAGAAGGGCATGCTTCAAGGAGGAGCGCGTGA
- a CDS encoding HNH endonuclease signature motif containing protein: MQKTCSIETCEGAAVARGWCQTHYSRWKRTGDPGATTPVRTHNLDGPEASFWAKVRKTETCWLWTASQFGHSGYGSFSVKVDGRTRSVRAHRHSWELASGPIPEGQHVLHRCDTPLCVRPEHLFLGDALANARDKVDKGRLRRGDAKGEANGHAKLTAAAVRAIRARAAQGEPQASLAREYGVTPQSINDIVKLRRWKHVR, from the coding sequence ATGCAGAAGACGTGCTCTATCGAGACCTGTGAAGGCGCGGCCGTGGCGCGCGGCTGGTGCCAGACGCACTACTCCCGCTGGAAGCGGACAGGTGACCCTGGCGCTACGACTCCGGTGCGCACTCACAACCTGGACGGACCCGAGGCGTCGTTCTGGGCGAAGGTCCGGAAGACCGAGACGTGCTGGCTTTGGACTGCCAGCCAGTTCGGCCACAGCGGCTACGGCAGCTTCAGCGTCAAGGTCGATGGCCGGACCCGCAGCGTGCGCGCTCACCGCCATTCCTGGGAGCTGGCCAGTGGCCCCATCCCTGAGGGGCAGCACGTCCTCCACCGGTGCGACACCCCGCTGTGTGTGCGCCCCGAACACCTCTTCCTCGGCGATGCCCTGGCGAACGCCCGGGACAAGGTCGACAAAGGGCGCCTGCGCCGAGGTGACGCCAAAGGCGAGGCGAACGGGCACGCCAAGCTGACGGCGGCCGCAGTCCGGGCCATCAGGGCGCGCGCGGCGCAGGGAGAACCTCAGGCCTCGCTGGCCCGGGAGTACGGGGTGACGCCCCAGTCCATCAACGACATCGTCAAGCTGCGGAGGTGGAAGCACGTCAGGTAG
- a CDS encoding DUF6907 domain-containing protein yields MSAVPPVFGPTEIVGDDQADNLAIVQIALPLSREQLRTALAIGHAQMGGEPPLADMDVLDVRREIEGYLGAASVIDLHREASVVAERITPEHAAELDAAIDRAYTRRPAAPRTPQDPRYSQGSVTLQTLDQGEVTVPEPAWCVGHDDELVGYLADLTHNGPSTTAGAVTARYGRIPVLEANITHAPHADKQREQAPLLSIRVDVDANVAPEDARHIAQALRVAAVRLDRAITGLDHLRGEQR; encoded by the coding sequence ATGAGCGCAGTCCCGCCCGTCTTCGGGCCCACCGAGATCGTCGGCGACGACCAGGCCGACAACCTCGCCATCGTCCAGATCGCCCTCCCGCTGTCCCGTGAGCAGCTGCGCACCGCCCTCGCCATCGGCCACGCCCAGATGGGCGGCGAACCCCCGCTCGCCGACATGGACGTCCTCGACGTCCGCCGCGAGATCGAGGGCTACCTCGGCGCAGCCTCCGTCATCGACCTGCACCGGGAAGCCTCCGTCGTCGCCGAGCGGATCACCCCCGAGCACGCGGCCGAACTCGACGCCGCGATCGACCGCGCCTACACCCGGCGCCCGGCCGCCCCGCGCACCCCGCAGGACCCCCGGTACAGCCAGGGATCCGTCACCCTCCAGACCCTCGACCAGGGCGAGGTCACCGTGCCCGAACCCGCCTGGTGCGTCGGCCACGACGACGAGCTGGTCGGCTACCTCGCCGACCTCACCCACAACGGGCCCTCCACCACCGCCGGCGCCGTCACCGCCCGGTACGGCCGCATCCCCGTCCTCGAAGCCAACATCACCCACGCACCGCACGCCGACAAGCAGCGGGAGCAGGCGCCGCTGCTGTCCATCCGCGTCGACGTCGACGCCAACGTCGCCCCCGAGGACGCCCGGCACATCGCCCAGGCCCTCCGCGTCGCCGCCGTCCGCCTCGACCGGGCCATCACCGGCCTCGACCACCTGCGAGGTGAGCAGCGATGA
- a CDS encoding YfjI family protein, with protein MGAGPVPWRSGGDPVNAGPQWADDVAPGGDSVISVRHLPGGWDEPISIDRPKLTPFPTHLLGPELSAVVDAVTDQVQVAPDIPAMISLAAISTAVGGRAQIKIRPGWSEASSVWTATVAGAGERKSAAEGPFSDALRQIEKHLREEAVPEIEEAEQALKVAQARLDDAEKAAIKAKPDTFKLKMDEAKLARRTLADLGPVPSLPRLLFGDITPAAMPQKASQQDGRMAVIHSEGTLLKQMGGLYNSGASDTGFALDAYDGKAMPVDRIGRDSIEMESAHLAVGLLIQPVILEQLGRKKDDEMLHNGFVQRFLYSFPPSRLGYQDPRASVAIPEELLTDLEQRLQALVNTLWKSPLVRVVTFTEEASEAMYVFQESLQERLRRGGDLHQMASWASKLPGKIARVAGLLALYADVQARHVTVEQFEAAKALAPYFVQHARLCLDLMGANREGQLTPARDVLEWLRRRKPDQITQPFSVRDAQRGVDGNAWGPDGVTAETVQDAIRVLIDRGWALPVPEEPRAEGQRGRRPSPKFLPHPLIWDKSWRKEEEEGSDTHLRSA; from the coding sequence ATGGGCGCCGGTCCCGTGCCCTGGCGATCCGGCGGTGACCCAGTGAACGCAGGACCTCAGTGGGCGGACGACGTGGCCCCGGGTGGGGATTCCGTCATTTCTGTCAGGCACCTCCCGGGGGGATGGGATGAGCCCATTTCCATTGACCGCCCCAAGCTCACCCCGTTCCCCACCCATCTCCTGGGCCCCGAGTTGAGCGCTGTCGTCGACGCTGTCACCGACCAGGTGCAGGTCGCGCCCGACATCCCGGCCATGATCTCGCTCGCCGCCATTTCGACGGCTGTCGGCGGGCGTGCGCAGATCAAGATCCGGCCCGGCTGGTCGGAGGCATCCTCCGTCTGGACAGCAACCGTGGCGGGGGCGGGCGAACGGAAGAGCGCCGCCGAAGGTCCGTTCAGCGACGCGCTCCGGCAGATCGAGAAGCACCTCCGCGAGGAGGCTGTGCCGGAGATCGAGGAGGCCGAGCAGGCCCTGAAGGTCGCGCAAGCCCGCCTCGACGACGCCGAGAAGGCCGCGATCAAGGCTAAGCCGGACACGTTCAAGCTGAAGATGGACGAGGCGAAGCTCGCCCGGCGGACGCTCGCCGACCTGGGGCCCGTTCCCTCCCTGCCGCGGCTGCTGTTCGGTGACATCACACCGGCAGCGATGCCGCAGAAGGCGTCCCAGCAGGACGGTCGCATGGCCGTCATCCACTCGGAAGGCACCCTGCTGAAGCAGATGGGCGGCCTCTACAACAGCGGTGCCTCCGACACCGGATTCGCTCTCGACGCCTACGACGGCAAGGCCATGCCCGTCGACCGCATCGGCCGTGACTCCATCGAGATGGAGAGCGCCCACCTGGCGGTCGGCCTGCTCATCCAGCCCGTGATCCTCGAGCAGTTGGGGCGCAAGAAGGACGACGAGATGCTGCACAACGGATTCGTGCAGCGCTTCCTGTACAGCTTCCCGCCGTCCCGACTGGGCTACCAAGACCCCCGCGCATCCGTCGCCATCCCCGAGGAGTTGCTGACGGACCTCGAGCAGCGGCTACAGGCGCTCGTCAACACGCTGTGGAAGAGCCCGCTGGTGCGCGTGGTCACCTTCACCGAAGAGGCCAGCGAAGCCATGTACGTCTTCCAGGAGAGCCTCCAGGAGCGGCTGCGGCGCGGCGGCGACCTCCACCAGATGGCTTCCTGGGCCAGCAAGCTCCCCGGGAAGATCGCGCGGGTCGCCGGCCTGCTCGCCCTGTACGCCGACGTTCAGGCCAGGCACGTCACCGTCGAGCAGTTCGAGGCGGCCAAGGCGCTCGCCCCGTACTTCGTTCAGCACGCCCGTCTCTGCCTCGATCTGATGGGCGCGAACCGGGAGGGGCAGCTCACCCCGGCGCGGGACGTCCTGGAGTGGCTGCGGCGGCGCAAGCCGGACCAGATCACCCAGCCGTTCAGCGTTCGGGATGCCCAGCGCGGCGTCGACGGCAACGCCTGGGGCCCGGATGGCGTGACCGCTGAAACCGTTCAGGACGCGATCCGCGTGCTGATTGACCGCGGTTGGGCTCTACCTGTCCCCGAGGAGCCCCGTGCAGAGGGACAGCGAGGGCGACGCCCCTCGCCCAAATTCCTCCCACACCCCCTCATCTGGGACAAGTCATGGCGAAAAGAAGAAGAAGAAGGTTCAGATACACACCTAAGGAGTGCCTGA
- a CDS encoding single-stranded DNA-binding protein: protein MAGETVITVVGNLVDDPELRFTPSGAAVAKFRIASTPRTFNKTTNAWEDGEALFLTCSVWRQAAEHVAESLQRGHRVIVQGRLKQRSYEDREQVKRTVYELDVDEVGPSLTFATAKVTKASGGGSRGGTPTDDGWAGAKPANGQQQGSGWGSTPPAQGAPATDEPPF from the coding sequence ATGGCAGGCGAGACCGTGATCACCGTCGTCGGCAATCTGGTCGACGACCCCGAGCTGCGCTTCACCCCGTCCGGTGCGGCCGTCGCGAAGTTCCGCATTGCGTCCACCCCGCGCACCTTCAACAAGACGACGAACGCTTGGGAGGACGGGGAGGCCCTGTTCCTCACCTGCTCGGTGTGGAGGCAGGCCGCCGAGCACGTCGCCGAGTCCCTCCAGCGCGGCCACCGCGTCATCGTCCAGGGCCGGCTGAAGCAGCGCAGCTACGAGGACCGCGAGCAGGTCAAGCGCACCGTCTACGAGCTGGACGTCGACGAGGTCGGCCCGTCCCTCACCTTCGCCACCGCCAAGGTCACCAAGGCCAGCGGCGGCGGCAGCCGTGGGGGAACGCCCACGGATGACGGCTGGGCCGGCGCGAAGCCCGCCAACGGCCAGCAGCAGGGCAGCGGCTGGGGCAGCACCCCGCCCGCGCAGGGCGCCCCGGCCACCGACGAACCCCCCTTCTGA
- a CDS encoding conjugal transfer protein has product MRKLTGWQIAVLVVAAVLMVAVGAAGGWGTYTNAVTEFHRQATAAGVVAAGEGLTLILALVMLLRTMLGQSSPGVVRLGMWLAPVSAACIGVTIAETAREAAVYAVTPLAMSGAAEGLGFVARSVVVFTTGVDAETQRRNADVARQIAHHRAVANGHPDARKQKSAVRRYWRLARHVGVGDAELGAGLVEVQRHRVKDGADAALASMYDAPVVERSQKDPATPRPVSATEALRAHFAGMDPDDAIRLAHDARPDAAPAELAHLLGTYDIHVDAVAVALVLGRKPAEYEVERDDADDAQQVNALPRGAKTAAIREAASSLGDDARASDIVRAVADRHRISVDEAYVRTVLSRKPKAKRDPGNGGYA; this is encoded by the coding sequence ATGAGGAAGCTCACCGGGTGGCAGATCGCCGTCCTGGTCGTCGCCGCCGTCCTCATGGTCGCCGTCGGCGCCGCCGGCGGCTGGGGCACCTACACCAACGCCGTCACCGAGTTCCACCGGCAGGCCACGGCCGCGGGCGTCGTCGCCGCCGGCGAGGGCCTCACCCTGATCCTGGCCCTGGTCATGCTGCTGCGGACCATGCTCGGCCAGTCCTCCCCGGGTGTCGTCCGGCTCGGTATGTGGCTCGCCCCCGTCTCCGCCGCGTGCATCGGCGTCACGATCGCCGAGACGGCCCGGGAGGCCGCGGTGTACGCGGTCACCCCGCTGGCCATGTCCGGCGCCGCCGAGGGCCTGGGCTTCGTCGCCCGGTCGGTGGTCGTCTTCACCACCGGCGTGGACGCCGAGACCCAGCGCCGCAACGCCGACGTCGCCCGCCAGATCGCCCACCACCGGGCCGTCGCCAACGGGCACCCCGACGCGCGGAAGCAGAAATCGGCGGTGCGTCGCTACTGGCGGCTGGCCCGGCACGTCGGCGTCGGTGACGCCGAGCTGGGCGCCGGTCTCGTCGAGGTGCAACGCCACCGTGTGAAGGACGGAGCCGATGCGGCCCTCGCATCCATGTACGACGCCCCGGTGGTTGAGAGGTCCCAGAAGGACCCCGCAACGCCCCGGCCGGTGTCCGCGACCGAGGCCCTGCGCGCCCACTTCGCCGGCATGGACCCGGATGATGCGATCCGCCTCGCGCATGATGCGCGGCCTGATGCGGCCCCCGCCGAACTCGCCCACCTCCTCGGCACCTACGACATCCACGTCGACGCCGTAGCCGTCGCCCTGGTCCTCGGCCGCAAGCCCGCCGAGTACGAAGTCGAACGCGATGATGCGGATGATGCGCAGCAGGTCAACGCCCTGCCGCGCGGCGCGAAGACCGCAGCTATCCGGGAGGCCGCATCATCCCTCGGCGATGATGCGCGCGCCTCCGACATCGTCCGCGCGGTCGCCGACCGGCACCGGATCTCAGTCGACGAGGCCTACGTCCGCACCGTCCTCTCGCGCAAGCCGAAGGCCAAGCGGGACCCCGGGAACGGGGGCTACGCGTGA
- a CDS encoding recombinase family protein produces MIYCRISQDRTGAGLGVDRQREDCEALAERNGWEVVEVYVDNDVSAYRKGKKRPRYTQMLADLDDGKATVVIVWHTDRLHRSVTELEGYIDMCEKRGVTTHTVQAGELDLASPTGRMVARMLGNVARYESEHKGHRVARARQQKAMAGEWAGGIRPFGWGVPTGERKKSVDRKTGEETEVPELDMTKVVPDEAEALRFWVDEILSGASLRSLVKWCADKGVVTTRGNPVTHVELRDMLMRPRNAGIAVYKGEEVGRGKWEPIVDEAKHRAVVAVLKDPARRTTPGAAPKWLGSLLYRCGRGDCTGYVTVTQSGGRRYPSYKCPTGHGGGRRAEVVDQYVEDTIVERLERPDAHELLEPAPEGVNVAALQAEGEQIRMRLRNLAGKYGAGEMGDMEYAIASDAARGQLEGVTRQLARAATADPLAGLIGAPDVRAAWKALELDRKRAALRELVEVTLKTPRPGRMPDGGYFDYEAVVFTWKRTSAA; encoded by the coding sequence GTGATCTATTGCAGAATTTCGCAGGACCGCACGGGCGCCGGCCTTGGCGTCGACCGGCAGCGCGAAGACTGCGAAGCCCTCGCCGAGCGGAACGGCTGGGAAGTCGTCGAGGTGTACGTCGACAACGACGTGTCCGCGTACCGCAAGGGCAAGAAGCGGCCCCGGTACACGCAGATGCTCGCCGACCTCGACGATGGCAAGGCGACCGTCGTCATCGTCTGGCACACCGACCGCCTCCACCGCTCCGTCACGGAGCTGGAGGGGTACATCGACATGTGCGAGAAGCGCGGCGTGACCACCCACACCGTCCAGGCCGGCGAGCTGGACCTCGCCTCCCCCACGGGCCGGATGGTCGCGCGGATGCTCGGCAACGTCGCCCGCTACGAGTCCGAGCACAAGGGCCACCGCGTGGCCCGCGCCCGGCAGCAGAAGGCGATGGCCGGGGAGTGGGCGGGCGGCATCCGCCCCTTCGGCTGGGGCGTCCCCACCGGCGAGCGGAAGAAGAGCGTCGACCGGAAGACCGGCGAGGAGACCGAAGTCCCCGAGCTGGACATGACCAAGGTCGTACCCGACGAGGCCGAAGCGCTGCGCTTCTGGGTGGACGAGATCCTGTCCGGGGCGTCGCTCCGGTCGCTGGTGAAGTGGTGCGCCGACAAAGGCGTCGTGACCACCCGCGGGAACCCCGTCACGCACGTCGAGCTGCGGGACATGCTGATGCGCCCGAGGAACGCCGGCATCGCCGTCTACAAGGGCGAGGAGGTTGGCCGCGGCAAGTGGGAGCCGATCGTCGACGAGGCGAAGCACAGGGCCGTCGTGGCTGTCCTGAAGGACCCCGCCCGCCGGACGACGCCCGGGGCGGCGCCGAAGTGGCTGGGATCGCTGCTGTACCGGTGCGGCCGTGGGGACTGCACGGGGTACGTGACCGTCACCCAGTCCGGCGGCCGGCGATACCCCAGCTACAAGTGCCCGACCGGGCACGGCGGCGGCCGGCGCGCCGAGGTCGTGGACCAGTACGTCGAGGACACGATCGTCGAGCGGCTGGAGAGGCCGGACGCGCACGAGCTGCTGGAGCCCGCGCCGGAGGGCGTGAACGTGGCCGCGCTCCAGGCGGAGGGCGAGCAGATCCGCATGCGGCTGCGGAACCTGGCGGGGAAGTACGGTGCGGGCGAGATGGGCGACATGGAGTACGCCATCGCCTCCGACGCCGCCCGCGGCCAGCTGGAGGGCGTCACGCGGCAGCTGGCGCGCGCGGCGACCGCGGATCCGCTGGCCGGCCTGATCGGGGCACCGGACGTGCGCGCCGCGTGGAAGGCGCTCGAGCTGGATCGCAAGCGGGCGGCGCTGCGGGAACTGGTCGAGGTGACACTGAAAACCCCCCGGCCGGGGCGAATGCCCGACGGGGGGTACTTCGACTACGAGGCCGTCGTGTTCACGTGGAAGCGGACGAGCGCGGCCTAG
- a CDS encoding helix-turn-helix domain-containing protein has product MSDYRLQVERLRSAAAAQGDHSSYAISKRTGVAQSTLSRLRRGIAQPATATLLVLAAAYGVSVDELIERENDDAPGVEPGAPVEPVSTSTSQ; this is encoded by the coding sequence ATGTCCGACTACCGCCTTCAGGTCGAGCGACTGCGCTCGGCAGCGGCGGCTCAGGGCGACCACAGCAGCTACGCCATCTCCAAGCGCACCGGCGTTGCCCAGTCCACGCTCTCCCGCCTCCGTCGCGGTATCGCCCAGCCGGCCACCGCAACTCTGCTCGTCCTGGCCGCCGCTTACGGGGTCAGCGTCGACGAACTGATCGAGCGCGAAAACGACGACGCCCCGGGGGTCGAGCCCGGGGCGCCTGTCGAGCCAGTCAGCACATCCACCAGCCAGTAG
- a CDS encoding type II secretion system F family protein: MSGDVVHRLGVLVGALAAVVWPVRVLGAARRERTLHRRLTGLLAQVPAPAAPRRTEEVRAVARAWLPLLGTVCAGWVVVGGAAGAVVGLAGAALLWRRRSRCSAAGTSEAGVTAAQAARQLPLAADLLAACVAAGASPVTAARAVGDALDGPVGEALGRGAAEVRLGGEPDGAWRGLAEIPGAGPLARLLERADVSGLPAAGPAARLAAQARADWARTTTARARRAAVMVTAPVGLCFLPAFIAVGVLPVVIGLAGGVLGDGGGGR, translated from the coding sequence GTGAGCGGGGACGTCGTCCACAGGCTGGGGGTACTGGTGGGGGCTCTGGCGGCGGTCGTCTGGCCGGTGCGGGTGCTCGGAGCCGCGCGGCGCGAGCGGACGCTGCACAGGCGGCTCACGGGGCTGCTGGCGCAGGTCCCGGCCCCCGCGGCCCCACGACGCACCGAGGAGGTGCGGGCCGTCGCTCGCGCGTGGCTGCCGCTGCTGGGCACGGTGTGTGCCGGCTGGGTCGTGGTCGGGGGTGCCGCTGGTGCCGTGGTGGGACTGGCGGGCGCGGCGTTGCTGTGGCGGCGACGCTCCCGATGTTCGGCCGCCGGTACGTCCGAGGCGGGGGTCACCGCCGCACAGGCTGCGCGTCAACTTCCCTTGGCAGCCGATCTGCTGGCGGCCTGTGTCGCGGCGGGCGCGAGTCCGGTGACCGCCGCGCGGGCGGTGGGGGACGCCTTGGACGGGCCCGTGGGGGAGGCGTTGGGGCGTGGCGCCGCGGAGGTGCGACTCGGCGGTGAACCGGACGGTGCCTGGCGCGGGTTGGCCGAGATCCCGGGCGCCGGTCCACTGGCGCGGCTGCTGGAACGGGCCGACGTGTCGGGACTGCCCGCGGCAGGTCCGGCCGCCCGGCTCGCCGCCCAGGCCCGCGCCGACTGGGCCCGCACCACGACGGCTCGGGCCCGCCGGGCGGCCGTCATGGTCACCGCGCCGGTGGGGCTGTGCTTCCTGCCCGCCTTCATCGCGGTGGGCGTGCTGCCGGTCGTCATCGGGCTGGCCGGCGGTGTGCTGGGGGACGGAGGAGGTGGTCGCTGA
- a CDS encoding DUF3846 domain-containing protein: MQHDAILVTEDRDIVLLNLPATPENFAEYAAAVLRCSDIEAFDLTTGVVLWLDEDGRDRWGYNAIVDNLVNRYGHTNSLHGPVLITGYGSHVNPLTPWDADRILRELSDITG; encoded by the coding sequence ATGCAGCACGACGCCATCCTCGTCACCGAGGACCGCGACATCGTCCTCCTCAACCTGCCCGCCACCCCTGAGAACTTCGCCGAATACGCAGCCGCGGTCCTCCGCTGCTCCGACATCGAGGCCTTCGACCTCACCACCGGCGTCGTCCTCTGGCTCGACGAGGACGGCCGCGACCGGTGGGGCTACAACGCCATCGTCGACAACCTCGTCAACCGGTACGGCCACACCAACAGCCTGCACGGCCCCGTCCTGATCACCGGATACGGGAGCCACGTCAACCCCCTCACGCCCTGGGACGCCGACCGCATCCTCCGGGAACTGAGCGACATCACCGGCTGA
- a CDS encoding type II secretion system F family protein: MTVTGTGELSTGVALACLGSAAWLAGGWHSGVRRARAVLAEGGKGGAGPPSVRRVTEWLWRARGRLGFEWWAPAAGLVLALLGASVLPLLAGAAGVPVLRRTRLAGDARRARERRQDAVLALCGALAGEVRAGRQPGEALLCAERDSGGLGDAQAAVLAAARFGGDVPAALAAAARQPGAEGLRGLAACWRVAVDQGAGLAAGLDRLEGALRAERDQRSDLRAQLAGARATAVMLAGLPVLGLLLGVALGSDPLHVLLHTGAGLGCLLAGGLLEGLGVWWVTRIVRGAEAVS, from the coding sequence ATGACGGTGACCGGAACGGGCGAGCTGTCGACGGGTGTGGCCCTGGCGTGCCTGGGGAGCGCCGCCTGGCTGGCGGGCGGATGGCACTCCGGGGTACGACGCGCGCGGGCGGTGCTGGCGGAAGGGGGGAAGGGCGGGGCCGGACCGCCCTCGGTGCGCCGGGTGACGGAGTGGCTGTGGCGGGCCCGCGGCCGGCTGGGGTTCGAGTGGTGGGCGCCGGCCGCGGGGCTGGTGCTGGCGCTGCTGGGCGCCTCGGTGCTGCCGCTGCTCGCGGGAGCGGCCGGGGTGCCGGTACTGCGGCGGACGCGGCTGGCCGGCGACGCGAGGCGGGCCCGGGAGCGCCGGCAGGACGCGGTGCTCGCGCTCTGCGGCGCGCTCGCCGGGGAGGTGCGGGCGGGTCGGCAGCCCGGTGAGGCGCTGTTGTGCGCCGAGCGTGACTCCGGCGGGCTGGGGGACGCGCAGGCCGCCGTGCTGGCGGCGGCCCGGTTCGGCGGCGACGTTCCCGCGGCGCTCGCGGCGGCGGCGCGACAGCCGGGCGCCGAGGGGCTGAGGGGTCTCGCCGCCTGCTGGCGGGTCGCCGTCGACCAAGGGGCGGGGCTGGCCGCCGGACTCGACCGGCTGGAGGGCGCGTTGCGTGCAGAACGGGATCAGCGCTCCGACCTGCGCGCCCAGTTGGCGGGCGCCCGGGCCACGGCGGTGATGCTCGCGGGCCTGCCGGTCCTCGGTCTCCTGCTCGGCGTCGCCCTCGGCTCCGATCCGCTGCACGTGCTGCTGCACACCGGAGCAGGGCTCGGCTGCCTGCTGGCCGGCGGGCTGCTGGAGGGCCTGGGCGTGTGGTGGGTGACGCGGATCGTGCGCGGAGCGGAGGCGGTCTCGTGA
- a CDS encoding toprim domain-containing protein: MTDAIAYNRLADLISSRGEPARYQGGVLRTRGICHDGDAPDTVAIKRTAEGVAVYCHKCLGNEDFLTEIGWTLADLFDRPLERNDDRPADDTWIPCQRHGHKRVAQYIYRDANGRTVHGVTRCDAKDFAQWRPDPTTKSGRRWSLNDEHGNRLVPLVPYRLPELLAAKEADRVIWIAEGEKDVHALVDHGLVATCNAGGSGKWTAEHAQYLEGADVTIVADRDAKGREHATAVVESLRNLAHSVYVVQARTGKDAADHFAAGHTDSEFNQVWAPVPCPGDPAVTQ; encoded by the coding sequence GTGACCGACGCAATCGCCTACAACAGGCTCGCTGACCTCATCAGCAGCCGTGGCGAGCCCGCGCGCTACCAGGGCGGCGTGCTCCGTACCCGCGGTATCTGCCACGACGGTGACGCCCCCGACACAGTCGCCATCAAGCGCACCGCCGAGGGCGTCGCCGTCTACTGCCACAAGTGCCTGGGCAACGAGGACTTCCTGACCGAGATCGGCTGGACTCTCGCCGACCTCTTCGACAGGCCCCTCGAGCGCAATGACGACCGGCCGGCCGACGACACCTGGATCCCGTGCCAGCGCCACGGCCACAAGCGGGTCGCCCAGTACATCTACCGCGACGCCAACGGCCGTACCGTCCACGGCGTCACCCGGTGCGACGCCAAGGACTTCGCGCAGTGGCGACCCGATCCGACCACCAAGTCCGGGCGCCGCTGGTCCCTCAACGACGAGCACGGCAACCGGCTCGTGCCGCTGGTTCCGTACCGACTGCCCGAGCTGCTCGCCGCAAAGGAAGCCGACCGCGTGATCTGGATCGCCGAGGGCGAGAAGGACGTCCACGCTCTCGTCGACCACGGCCTGGTCGCCACCTGCAACGCGGGCGGCAGCGGCAAGTGGACCGCCGAGCACGCCCAGTACCTCGAAGGCGCCGACGTCACCATCGTCGCCGACCGCGACGCCAAGGGGCGCGAGCACGCCACCGCCGTCGTCGAGTCGCTGCGCAACCTGGCGCACTCCGTGTACGTCGTCCAGGCCCGTACCGGCAAGGACGCCGCCGACCACTTCGCCGCCGGCCACACCGACTCCGAGTTCAACCAGGTATGGGCGCCGGTCCCGTGCCCTGGCGATCCGGCGGTGACCCAGTGA
- a CDS encoding DUF6907 domain-containing protein, with protein MAATVQPATSTATSALQDQCISTVLNVETMTDLDTGQQDLLLSTDANHGDLQVATADDVLKAADAARAQISRSTRLALAYEAATQPAPTAKPAWTIADQDTGLPLNVTCMAGCNTAHWERNRGVDRADEINCTQYDRANTVYLPVSCGSNDGEDWNFLSVEITSRPVHPDPAKRIPAADVEVTEDHYITDLDPDGLAVVIDKIEQRVAAMRVRHAELVRARNEYLGRQA; from the coding sequence ATGGCCGCAACGGTACAGCCCGCGACGTCAACGGCGACGTCTGCACTCCAGGACCAGTGCATCTCCACTGTCCTCAACGTCGAGACGATGACGGACCTCGACACCGGCCAGCAGGATCTGCTGCTCAGCACGGACGCCAACCACGGTGACCTTCAGGTGGCCACCGCGGACGACGTGCTTAAGGCGGCGGACGCTGCCCGCGCCCAGATCAGCCGCAGCACCAGGCTCGCCCTCGCCTACGAGGCCGCCACCCAGCCGGCGCCCACCGCGAAGCCCGCCTGGACGATCGCCGACCAGGACACCGGCCTGCCCCTCAACGTCACCTGTATGGCCGGATGCAACACGGCCCACTGGGAGCGGAACCGGGGCGTCGACCGCGCCGACGAAATCAACTGCACCCAGTACGACCGGGCCAACACCGTCTACCTGCCGGTCAGCTGCGGCAGCAACGACGGCGAGGACTGGAACTTCCTCAGCGTGGAGATCACGTCCAGGCCGGTCCACCCGGATCCGGCTAAGCGGATCCCCGCCGCGGACGTCGAGGTCACCGAGGACCACTACATCACCGATCTCGACCCCGACGGCCTCGCCGTCGTCATCGACAAGATCGAGCAGCGCGTCGCCGCTATGCGCGTCCGGCACGCCGAACTCGTCCGCGCCCGCAACGAGTACCTCGGGCGGCAGGCGTGA